The window TCATTGAGCCGCTCGGTGCTCGATCTGATCAAGACGGAGAAGCAGCCCATCCTGATCTCGGACGCCTCCGCCGACGAGCGCTTCACCGGTTCGGAGAGCATGAAGATCTCCGGCCTGCAGTCGGCCATGTGCGCGCCGTTGCTGGGCAAGGAGCGGCTGCTCGGCATCTTCTACGTGGACAACCTGGAGCAGACGGCGGCGTTCACGCAGGATGAGTTGAACGTGTTTGCGCTGGTGGCGGCGCAGGCGGCGGCCGCCATCGACAGCGCCATCACGCACGAGCTGCTGGCGCGGCAGGCGGTGCAGCGCTCCGCGCTCGAACGCTTCCTCTCACCCGACGTGGTAGAGATGATCGCCGCCGATCCCGACAACGTGCGCCTGGGTGGCGCCAACCAGGTGGTGACGGTGCTGTTCGCCGACATCCGCGGCTTCACCAGCATCTCGGAGAAGCTGCCGCCGGAAAAAGTGGTCGAGATCCTGAACGAGTACTTCACGCGCCTGACCGACGTGATCTTCGACAACGGCGGCATGCTCGACAAATATCTCGGCGACGGCGCCATGGCCGTATTCGGCGCGCCGATCACGAAGGGGAACGACGCGCTGAACGCGGTGCGCGCGGGCATCGAGATCCAGCGGCTGGTGCTGCAGCTCAACGTGGATTCGGCGGTGCGCAAATGGCCGGAACTGCGCGTGGGCATCGGCATCAATACCGGGATCGTGACGGCGGGAAACATCGGCTCGCCGCGCCGCCTGGACTACACCGTGGTGGGCGATACGGTGAACGTGGCCGCGCGACTGATGGCCAACGCCGCCGGCTGGCAAGTGCTGATCTCGGAATCGACGGCGCAAACGCTCGGTCCGGAATTCCAGATCGAGCCGCTGGCGCCGCTCTCGGTGAAAGGCAAGTCGGAGCCGCTCTCGGTGTTCTCCGTGCCGTGGGGCGAGAGCAAGAAGCGCGCGACTTCCGGCCGTTAGAACCAACGCTTGCCGCGGAAATAAGAGAGCACGACCACCACCGACCCGATCATCACCACGGTGGCATAGATGGCGCCGTACGGCGTGTGCTGCCAGGGCAGCGCCAGGTTCATCCCGAAGAAACCCGTGATGATGACCAGGGGCAGCGCCACCGTCCCCCAAATGGTCAGCACCTTCATGACCTCGTTGGTGCGGTTGGCGACGGCGGAAAGATAGATGTCGAGCGAGCCGGCGAGCAGGTCGCGATAGGTCTCGATCAGGTCGATGGTGCGGACGAGGTGGTCGTACACGTCGCGGAAGTAGGGGTCGAGGTCGTCGCCGACCAGCCCGCGTTCTTTGCGCATGAACGCGTTCACCACCTCGCGCATGCTGGAGGCGATGCGCCGGAACTCGATGAGCTTGCGCTTGAGCCGGAAGATGGTCTGTAACTTGTCAGGCCCGGGGTCGAGCAGCACGGTGTCTTCCAGGTCCGAAGTCTCTTCCGCGATCAGGTCGATGACGGGCGCGTACTCGTCGACCAGGGAGTCGATCAGAAAGTAGAGCGCCTTGTCGAGGCGGTCGGTGCCGTCCTCCTCGATGCGGCGATGGACCCTATCCATGAGGGTGGAGTGTCCCTGGGTCACGGTGATGAGGAAGTCTTTGCCGATGAAGACGTCTATGTCACTGAAGATCAGCTCGGTGTCGTTATGGATCTGCTTGATGACGGAAAACAAATAGAGCTCGTGCTCCTCGTACTTCGACCGCTGCGGACGATGCCGGCAATCCTCGATCTGCAAAGGATGCAGGTTGAAGCGCTTCGCCAGCGCGTCTAGCTGTGATGAGTTCGGGTCTTCCACCTCGAACCAGGAAATCTTGCAGCCCGGGCGCGGGGAAAGCGATGGTTCGAGCGTGGCGGCCTGGGGGGGCTGCGGCGGTGTGGGTGAAACAGTCATCGGGCGGGAAGTATAACAGCGGAGAAAATCGAAAGACGACTACTGGAAGACGAGAAAGACTATGCCCGCTTCTTGGTCTCGCCGGCGTCCTTGACCTGCCACGGACGCGGTTTGGCGCGATCCGCGGGCGCCTCGCGACCTTCTACGCGGTCGTACATATAGCGATCGCTCACGGTGCCGAGCGACTCGTTATAGAGCGAAGGGGCGCCGGTGGCTTCCTTCAACTCTTCGGAGAAATCGTGCAGCGCCTTCAGGTGGTCGGCGGTGGCAGGGATCTCCGTCTTGGTAGTCTGGAGGAATTTCTGGTAACCCTTGTCGACCAGGCGCGCGATCTCACCGCCGATGAGATAGCCGGGGCGGGCGAAGACGCGGACGAACCCGTCGTCCTCACGCTCGATTGCAGCGGAGACGTTGTACTTTTTCACGAAGACGCGGTTCGAGGTGGCGGGAGCTTCGAGGATGTCGAAGCCGTGATCGCGCAGCCACGCGACCGCTTCCTCGTACGTGCGTCGTTGTTCAGTGT is drawn from Acidobacteriota bacterium and contains these coding sequences:
- a CDS encoding FHA domain-containing protein — its product is MARLIISAPDGKRGILEITKPVITVGRGNANDLVFNHASVSRFHAVIKLEPDGRVLVADRDSTNGVLVNGARITAETPLENGADVQIGAYGLKYESTAEGALRVEKVEVPSTVNEVLNAEALQSPASAETPVGSKDDLIAQVKKLEREKYLLTVLYDAGKSLSAKLSIDAIAKQVAQLAFRIEGVERGFMMLFDEDGDVQRQTEVRYRQQPKTQQPQISLSRSVLDLIKTEKQPILISDASADERFTGSESMKISGLQSAMCAPLLGKERLLGIFYVDNLEQTAAFTQDELNVFALVAAQAAAAIDSAITHELLARQAVQRSALERFLSPDVVEMIAADPDNVRLGGANQVVTVLFADIRGFTSISEKLPPEKVVEILNEYFTRLTDVIFDNGGMLDKYLGDGAMAVFGAPITKGNDALNAVRAGIEIQRLVLQLNVDSAVRKWPELRVGIGINTGIVTAGNIGSPRRLDYTVVGDTVNVAARLMANAAGWQVLISESTAQTLGPEFQIEPLAPLSVKGKSEPLSVFSVPWGESKKRATSGR
- the corA gene encoding magnesium/cobalt transporter CorA; the encoded protein is MTVSPTPPQPPQAATLEPSLSPRPGCKISWFEVEDPNSSQLDALAKRFNLHPLQIEDCRHRPQRSKYEEHELYLFSVIKQIHNDTELIFSDIDVFIGKDFLITVTQGHSTLMDRVHRRIEEDGTDRLDKALYFLIDSLVDEYAPVIDLIAEETSDLEDTVLLDPGPDKLQTIFRLKRKLIEFRRIASSMREVVNAFMRKERGLVGDDLDPYFRDVYDHLVRTIDLIETYRDLLAGSLDIYLSAVANRTNEVMKVLTIWGTVALPLVIITGFFGMNLALPWQHTPYGAIYATVVMIGSVVVVLSYFRGKRWF